GATGGGCTTCAGGAACCTTAGCCAGCAGTTTCTGATCCAGGATCACTACGAATTTCCAGGGTTCAGTGCCCATTGCTGAAGGCGCTGCCATGCCTGCGAGCAGGATCTCGTCGATTCTGGCCCTTTCCACCGGCTTTTTCAGATACTTGCGGATCGAACGGCGCTTGAGTATGTTTTCCATCAGGCCCTCCTTTTTCATAAAATTTTATCACAGCCCGGGGTTCTTCTCAAAAGAGATTGATAAATTCTCAATTG
Above is a window of Candidatus Wallbacteria bacterium DNA encoding:
- a CDS encoding nitroreductase family protein; amino-acid sequence: MKKEGLMENILKRRSIRKYLKKPVERARIDEILLAGMAAPSAMGTEPWKFVVILDQKLLAKVPEAH